DNA sequence from the Chroogloeocystis siderophila 5.2 s.c.1 genome:
CTTTAAAAGCAGATGGTTCTAAGCCTGAGGCTGAAATGAAAGTTCCTGCTCAAGTAAAATAATTGGGCGTTGCTGAACAGAAGTATGATTTGCTCTCCTCGCCCCCAAGCCTGGGGAGCAACTGCTTATTTAGTGAACGCAAGCAAGTGTCTTTCCTGTGGCAAAGTCCATACCTAGAACAGCGCACGGAAAATCATTACCAAGTTGCTGAACAATAGGGTGATTTGCTGAGTTGCAGCCTAAAAATAGTAAAGCTGCATCTTCTGACTCCACAACGGCTCTAAGTTCTTGAGCGACGTCACCAAATCGCAGATGAGTCACAAGCGAACCTCGCCATTCTGCTGCAAGGCTTTTTGCTTGCCATAAAATCAGGTCAGCTTGTTCAAATAAATCGGGAGATGTAATGCGCGGCTGTATTGCTATTTTCCAAGGAGATGAACTTGCTACCGGTTGAAATGCTATTTGGGCTGATTGCTGCAAAGGCTTCTCGTTGTAAAATCTGCTGATATCAAAGGCAGGAGAAGTTGGACAATGATGCCGCTGAGCGTGTTCTTCGGCAACATAGACTACACGAACAGTCACTTGCTTTTGAGTCGCTAAGCGAGTTTGATGGGCAATCCATAGTGTCAAATCTAAAGCTGTCTGACTGTTAGGAGAACTGTTATAACCAACAACAAGGTTAACAGATGTGGTGATCGCATTTTGACGATGCGATGCTGGTGGTAGCAACATCATTCTTTCTATGGCATTCGTACCCATTGCGCTTTGTAGACGCGCGAGCATTGGCTTGATATTCATGCGTTTAGATAACCTTATGTCAAAAGCAGGTACAAAAAAACTGAGCAGTACGAGCCTCAGACACTGAATGAGATACAAGACATTGTGACAATGCTTACTCTTCAGTCTCCTCTCGATGCCTACGAAGTTAGCTGACGGGCTAGGACTGAGAGATGTCCTTCTACCTTAATTGGGCTGATTAGATAATTAAGGCTTAATAGATACGCCCCATAACTTGGTTCCTCCGCTCTAGCTTTCTTTCAATGCGTTAAGTGACTACTTTAAAAGAAGTATCTAGATTAGGCTGACTTACTCAAACTTTGTAGATCGTATCATCAATCATGACA
Encoded proteins:
- a CDS encoding universal stress protein: MNIKPMLARLQSAMGTNAIERMMLLPPASHRQNAITTSVNLVVGYNSSPNSQTALDLTLWIAHQTRLATQKQVTVRVVYVAEEHAQRHHCPTSPAFDISRFYNEKPLQQSAQIAFQPVASSSPWKIAIQPRITSPDLFEQADLILWQAKSLAAEWRGSLVTHLRFGDVAQELRAVVESEDAALLFLGCNSANHPIVQQLGNDFPCAVLGMDFATGKTLACVH